The Thalassotalea piscium sequence GATGCATCGCAACAGCATCAAACCAGCCACAACGACGCTCGCGCCCTGTAGTGGCACCAAATTCATGACCAACAGTACCTAAGTGCTCACCAATCTCATCATTGAGTTCAGTTGGAAAAGGCCCTGAACCAACACGCGTTGTATAAGCTTTTGTAATACCTAAAACATAATCTAAATGTAATGGCCCAAAACCACAACCTGTGGCTACACCGCCTACCGTAGTATTTGATGAAGTTACATAAGGGTATGTTCCGTGATCAATATCAAGCAGAGTACCTTGGGCGCCTTCGAACATAATAGACTCACCCGCTTTGCGAGATTGATCTAATAATTCAGGAATATCGGCAACCATACCTTTGATGATTTCACCAACTTCTAAAGCATCAGACAATGTTTGTTCATAACTAACCGGCTCAACTTTGTAATAGGTTGTTAAAACAAAGTTATGGTATTCCATAATTTCTTTTAACTTTATTGCAAAAGTCTCTGCGCAAAATAAATCACCTACACGTAAGCCACGACGAGCCACTTTATCTTCATAAGCTGGACCAATACCACGGCCAGTAGTACCAATTGGTTTATTACCACGTGCTATTTCGCGCGCGGCGTCCAAGGCATTGTGATAAGGAAGAATAAGCGGACAAGCATCACTAATTAATAGACGCTCGCGGACAGGAACACCACGGGCTTCTAGCATATTGATCTCTGTCATCAGCGCTTTCGGACAAAGTACGACACCATTTCCGATCAAACATTTAACGTTTTCACGTAAAACACCTGATGGAATCAAATGAAGAACAGTTTTTTCACCGTCAATCACTAATGTATGACCAGCATTATGGCCACCTTGATAGCGCACCACGTACTTAGCTTTATCTGTTAGAAGGTCTACAACCTTACCCTTGCCTTCGTCACCCCATTGAGTGCCAAGGACTACGACGTTTTTACCCATTATTCACATTTTGGAAAAAAAATTAGGCGACGATTCTACCAAATATAGGTATTGAGTCCAAGCAATACTTGCTTGTTTTTAATACGATGAAAAGTTTGGCTGTGAATATAAGATTATTCCCGCGAGAATTTAGCGATAGCAAGTGGTAATTATCAATTTATCATGGCTAATATTATTGTTCATTTGTTTAATTAACTTATCAACATTTTCACCTGAGATAAATATAACCATTAGGGTGTATTCAAGTAGTACCAAGCAATAACAACGATTAAATCTTTAAAAGCTGCCTTTAAACATATATTGATTATGCTTTAAATTGACTGTTATCTACACTTCTAGTATAGATAGGTAAAATCAGCTCAAGTAGTGTAACCCTCATGTTATTTAAACAATTTTTCTATCCCACCTTTATTTATTTTTGTATCTTTTCTAGCGGTGTTATTCAAGCCACAGAGCAAAACACTGATAAAGAAGCAGCAACGTCTATTCCAGAAGCCCGTCAATTTATTAGTCAACATAAAGGACGATTTAACGGCCAAAATATTGAGTATACGGTTACCGCAGGAGAAACTTATTTAAGAGATAAGCATGGTAAGGAAACTGCGAGTATCTTTACCTTCGCCTACACTAAAAAAAATACAAAAGGTAAAACCAGACCAGTAACCTTTATATGGAATGGAGGACCAGGCTCAGCATCAACTTGGCTGCATATGGGAGGTTTTGGCCCAAAACGAGTGCATGTGCCAAGCGATGCTAAATTTCCAGGTAATGCACCTTATCCAGTTCTAGATACCGCAGAGTCGATCCTTGATGTATCAGATCTTGTTTTTATCGACCCTGTAGGTACTGGTTTTTCTCGTGCGCTAGGGCAACATAAAGGTAAAGAGTTTTGGGGATTAAAAGAAGATGCTAAGTCGATGGCGAGCTTTATCCGAACATGGATTACCGATAACGGCCGATGGAACTCTCCCCGTTTCTTACTTGGAGAAAGCTATGGTACAACGCGTGCAGCAGCGGTAGCCAAAATATTAGAACAAGACTTATCGGTTAGCCTTAATGGGATTGTTTTTATCTCACAAGCCTTAGATTATCAAGGCTCTAGCCCGTATGTACCAGATAATATCATTTCTCATATTACTTATTTACCCACAATGGCGGCAGCGGCTGTTTATCATGGAAAAATTAATCCAAAGCCAGACAATTTATCGACTTTTCTCGCACAAGCTAGAGACTTTGCTACTGATGAGTTAATGCCTGCTTTATTCAAAGGTAATACCATCAGCGATGCAACTAGAAGTCATATTCGTGATCGATTAGTTCACTTCACGGGGCTGTCTCCAGCTTATATTGAAAAAGCTAACCTGCGCATTGGTGGATTTCATTTTGCCAAAGAACTGTTAAGAGATGATGGTATTGCCATTGGCTTGCTCGATGCACGTTACACCATAGATGAAGCTGATGATCTAACTGCTAAGCCAGGCTATGATGCTAGTCGTTCTATTTCATCTGCTTATAATGCCGGCTTGATGAGTTATATACGAAGCGATTTAGGCGTTAACTGGAACCGAACTTATTTAGCACCAGCAGACGATGAGTTATCAGATCAATGGAGTTGGCGCACTGCACCTAAAAATAAAGCTTGGGAGCCAACCTATGTCAATACCACACACGACTTATCAAAAGCTTTACGCATTAACCCTAATCTGAAAGTATTTGTTGCTGCTGGCTATTATGACTTAGTAACACCTTTCTTTGATGCCGAATATACTCTAAATCGCCACAACATTAAAAAAGAGCAAATTCAATATGAATATTACCATGGCGGTCATATGATGTATGTTCACGAACCCACAAGACTCGACTTATTAAATGACACCCGCAAGTTTATTCAA is a genomic window containing:
- a CDS encoding adenylosuccinate synthase, whose amino-acid sequence is MGKNVVVLGTQWGDEGKGKVVDLLTDKAKYVVRYQGGHNAGHTLVIDGEKTVLHLIPSGVLRENVKCLIGNGVVLCPKALMTEINMLEARGVPVRERLLISDACPLILPYHNALDAAREIARGNKPIGTTGRGIGPAYEDKVARRGLRVGDLFCAETFAIKLKEIMEYHNFVLTTYYKVEPVSYEQTLSDALEVGEIIKGMVADIPELLDQSRKAGESIMFEGAQGTLLDIDHGTYPYVTSSNTTVGGVATGCGFGPLHLDYVLGITKAYTTRVGSGPFPTELNDEIGEHLGTVGHEFGATTGRERRCGWFDAVAMHRAVQVNSITGFCLTKLDVLDGLSTLKICIGYKTANGDVITVPPTAAEGYENVTPVYEEMPGWSEKTVGATSKDKLPANAIAYIKRIEEITGVPVDIISTGPDRNETIILVNPFE
- a CDS encoding S10 family peptidase, whose amino-acid sequence is MLFKQFFYPTFIYFCIFSSGVIQATEQNTDKEAATSIPEARQFISQHKGRFNGQNIEYTVTAGETYLRDKHGKETASIFTFAYTKKNTKGKTRPVTFIWNGGPGSASTWLHMGGFGPKRVHVPSDAKFPGNAPYPVLDTAESILDVSDLVFIDPVGTGFSRALGQHKGKEFWGLKEDAKSMASFIRTWITDNGRWNSPRFLLGESYGTTRAAAVAKILEQDLSVSLNGIVFISQALDYQGSSPYVPDNIISHITYLPTMAAAAVYHGKINPKPDNLSTFLAQARDFATDELMPALFKGNTISDATRSHIRDRLVHFTGLSPAYIEKANLRIGGFHFAKELLRDDGIAIGLLDARYTIDEADDLTAKPGYDASRSISSAYNAGLMSYIRSDLGVNWNRTYLAPADDELSDQWSWRTAPKNKAWEPTYVNTTHDLSKALRINPNLKVFVAAGYYDLVTPFFDAEYTLNRHNIKKEQIQYEYYHGGHMMYVHEPTRLDLLNDTRKFIQQQLK